A part of Escherichia marmotae genomic DNA contains:
- a CDS encoding nitrate reductase subunit alpha, giving the protein MSKFLDRFRYFKQKGETFADGHGQLLNTNRDWEDGYRQRWQHDKIVRSTHGVNCTGSCSWKIYVKNGLVTWETQQTDYPRTRPDLPNHEPRGCPRGASYSWYLYSANRLKYPMMRKRLMKMWREAKALHSDPVEAWASIIEDADKAKSFKQARGRGGFVRSSWQEVNELIAASNVYTIKNYGPDRVAGFSPIPAMSMVSYASGARYLSLIGGTCLSFYDWYCDLPPASPQTWGEQTDVPESADWYNSSYIIAWGSNVPQTRTPDAHFFTEVRYKGTKTVAVTPDYAEIAKLCDLWLAPKQGTDAAMALAMGHVMLREFHLDNPSQYFTDYVRRYTDMPMLVMLEERDGYYAAGRMLRAADLVDALGQENNPEWKTVAFNTQGEMVAPNGSIGFRWGEKGKWNLEQRDGKTGEETELQLSLLGSQDEIAEVGFPYFGGDGTEHFNKVELENVLLHKLPVKRLQLADGSTALVTTVYDLTLANYGLERGLNDVNCATSYDDVKAYTPAWAEKITGVSRSQIIRIAREFADNADKTHGRSMIIVGAGLNHWYHLDMNYRGLINMLIFCGCVGQSGGGWAHYVGQEKLRPQTGWQPLAFALDWQRPARHMNSTSYFYNHSSQWRYETVTAEELLSPLADKSRYTGHMIDFNVRAERMGWLPSAPQLGTNPLTIAREAEKAGMNPVDYTVKSLKDGSIRFAAEQPENGKNHPRNLFIWRSNLLGSSGKGHEFMLKYLLGTEHGIQGKDLGQQGGVKPEEVDWQDNGLEGKLDLVVTLDFRLSSTCLYSDIILPTATWYEKDDMNTSDMHPFIHPLSAAVDPAWEAKSDWEIYKAIAKKFSEVCVGHLGKETDIVTLPIQHDSAAELAQPLDVKDWKKGECDLIPGKTAPHIMVVERDYPATYERFTSIGPLMEKIGNGGKGIAWNTQSEMDLLRKLNYTKAEGPAKGQPMLNTAIDAAEMILTLAPETNGQVAVKAWAALSEFTGRDHTHLALNKEDEKIRFRDIQAQPRKIISSPTWSGLEDEHVSYNAGYTNVHELIPWRTLSGRQQLYQDHQWMRDFGESLLVYRPPIDTRSVKEVMGQKSNGNPEKALNFLTPHQKWGIHSTYSDNLLMLTLGRGGPVVWLSEADAKELGIADNDWVEVFNSNGALTARAVVSQRVPAGMTMMYHAQERIVNLPGSEITQQRGGIHNSVTRITPKPTHMIGGYAHLAYGFNYYGTVGSNRDEFVVVRKMKNIDWLDGEGNDQVQESVK; this is encoded by the coding sequence ATGAGTAAATTCCTGGACCGGTTTCGCTACTTCAAACAGAAGGGTGAAACCTTTGCCGATGGGCATGGCCAGCTTCTCAATACCAACCGTGACTGGGAGGATGGATATCGCCAGCGTTGGCAGCATGACAAAATCGTCCGCTCTACCCACGGGGTAAACTGCACCGGCTCCTGTAGCTGGAAAATCTACGTTAAAAACGGTCTGGTGACCTGGGAAACCCAGCAGACTGACTATCCGCGTACCCGTCCGGATCTGCCAAACCATGAACCTCGCGGCTGCCCGCGCGGTGCCAGCTATTCCTGGTATCTCTATAGCGCCAACCGCCTGAAATACCCGATGATGCGCAAACGCCTGATGAAAATGTGGCGTGAAGCGAAAGCGCTGCATAGCGATCCGGTTGAGGCATGGGCTTCTATTATTGAAGACGCCGATAAGGCGAAAAGCTTTAAGCAAGCGCGTGGACGCGGTGGTTTTGTTCGTTCTTCCTGGCAGGAAGTGAACGAACTGATCGCCGCGTCTAACGTTTACACCATCAAAAACTACGGTCCGGACCGTGTTGCTGGTTTCTCGCCAATCCCGGCAATGTCGATGGTTTCTTACGCATCGGGTGCCCGCTATCTCTCCCTGATTGGCGGTACTTGCTTAAGCTTCTATGACTGGTACTGCGACCTGCCTCCAGCTTCTCCGCAAACCTGGGGTGAGCAGACTGACGTGCCGGAATCTGCTGACTGGTACAACTCCAGCTACATCATTGCCTGGGGTTCTAACGTTCCGCAGACCCGTACTCCAGATGCTCACTTCTTTACCGAAGTGCGTTACAAAGGCACCAAAACCGTTGCCGTAACGCCTGACTATGCTGAGATCGCTAAACTGTGCGACCTGTGGCTGGCACCGAAACAAGGCACCGATGCGGCGATGGCGCTGGCGATGGGCCACGTAATGCTGCGTGAGTTCCATCTTGATAACCCAAGTCAGTATTTCACCGACTATGTGCGTCGCTACACCGACATGCCGATGCTGGTGATGCTGGAAGAACGCGATGGTTATTACGCTGCGGGTCGTATGCTGCGTGCCGCTGATCTGGTTGACGCGCTGGGCCAGGAAAACAATCCTGAATGGAAAACCGTGGCCTTTAATACGCAAGGCGAAATGGTCGCGCCGAATGGTTCTATTGGCTTCCGCTGGGGCGAGAAGGGCAAATGGAATCTGGAGCAACGTGACGGCAAAACCGGCGAAGAAACCGAACTGCAACTTAGCCTGCTGGGTAGCCAGGATGAGATTGCTGAAGTGGGCTTCCCGTACTTTGGCGGCGACGGCACTGAACACTTTAACAAAGTGGAACTGGAAAACGTTCTGCTGCACAAACTGCCGGTGAAACGCCTGCAACTGGCTGATGGCAGCACCGCGCTGGTGACTACGGTTTATGACTTGACGCTGGCAAACTATGGCCTGGAACGTGGTCTGAACGACGTCAACTGCGCAACCAGCTATGACGATGTGAAAGCCTACACTCCGGCCTGGGCTGAGAAGATCACCGGTGTCTCACGTTCGCAAATTATCCGTATAGCCCGTGAATTTGCTGACAACGCTGATAAAACGCACGGTCGTTCGATGATTATCGTTGGTGCCGGTCTGAACCACTGGTATCACCTCGATATGAATTATCGTGGTCTGATCAACATGCTGATTTTCTGCGGTTGTGTCGGTCAGAGCGGCGGCGGCTGGGCACACTACGTAGGTCAGGAAAAACTGCGTCCGCAAACCGGCTGGCAGCCGTTGGCGTTTGCCCTTGACTGGCAGCGTCCGGCACGTCATATGAACAGTACCTCTTATTTCTATAACCACTCCAGCCAGTGGCGTTATGAAACCGTCACGGCGGAAGAGCTGCTGTCACCGCTGGCGGATAAATCCCGTTATACCGGCCACATGATCGACTTTAACGTGCGTGCTGAACGTATGGGCTGGCTGCCATCTGCTCCGCAGTTAGGCACTAACCCGCTGACCATCGCACGTGAAGCAGAAAAAGCCGGGATGAATCCGGTTGACTATACGGTGAAATCCCTGAAAGACGGTTCCATTCGTTTTGCTGCGGAGCAGCCGGAAAACGGCAAAAACCATCCGCGTAACCTGTTCATCTGGCGTTCTAACCTGCTGGGTTCTTCCGGTAAAGGTCACGAGTTTATGCTCAAGTACCTGCTGGGGACGGAACATGGTATCCAGGGCAAAGATCTGGGGCAGCAGGGCGGAGTGAAGCCGGAAGAAGTGGACTGGCAGGACAACGGTCTGGAAGGCAAGTTGGATCTGGTGGTGACGCTGGACTTCCGTCTGTCGAGCACCTGTCTCTACTCCGACATCATTTTGCCGACTGCAACCTGGTACGAAAAAGACGACATGAATACTTCGGATATGCATCCGTTTATTCACCCGCTGTCTGCGGCGGTCGATCCGGCCTGGGAAGCGAAAAGTGACTGGGAAATCTACAAAGCCATCGCGAAGAAATTCTCCGAAGTGTGCGTTGGTCATCTGGGTAAAGAAACCGACATCGTCACGCTGCCGATCCAGCACGATTCTGCCGCTGAACTGGCGCAGCCGCTGGATGTAAAAGACTGGAAAAAAGGCGAATGCGACCTGATCCCAGGTAAAACCGCACCGCACATTATGGTCGTAGAGCGCGATTATCCGGCAACTTACGAACGCTTTACCTCTATCGGTCCGCTGATGGAGAAAATCGGCAACGGTGGTAAAGGTATCGCCTGGAACACCCAGAGCGAGATGGATCTGCTGCGTAAGCTCAACTACACCAAAGCGGAAGGTCCGGCGAAAGGCCAGCCGATGCTCAACACGGCGATTGATGCGGCAGAAATGATCCTGACGCTGGCACCAGAAACCAACGGTCAGGTAGCCGTGAAAGCCTGGGCGGCACTGAGTGAGTTTACTGGTCGTGACCATACGCATCTGGCGCTGAATAAAGAAGACGAGAAGATCCGCTTCCGCGATATTCAGGCACAGCCGCGTAAAATTATCTCCAGCCCGACCTGGTCTGGTCTGGAAGATGAACACGTTTCTTACAACGCCGGTTACACCAACGTTCACGAGTTGATTCCGTGGCGCACGCTCTCTGGTCGTCAGCAGTTGTATCAGGATCATCAGTGGATGCGTGATTTCGGTGAAAGCCTGCTGGTCTATCGTCCGCCGATCGACACCCGTTCGGTGAAAGAAGTGATGGGGCAGAAATCCAACGGTAATCCGGAAAAAGCCCTCAACTTCCTGACGCCGCACCAGAAGTGGGGGATCCACTCCACTTACAGCGACAACCTGCTGATGCTGACCTTAGGTCGCGGTGGCCCGGTGGTCTGGCTGAGCGAAGCTGATGCGAAAGAGCTGGGTATTGCCGATAACGACTGGGTTGAAGTCTTCAACAGCAACGGTGCGCTAACTGCCCGTGCGGTTGTCAGCCAGCGTGTTCCGGCAGGGATGACCATGATGTACCACGCGCAGGAACGTATCGTTAACTTGCCTGGTTCAGAAATCACCCAACAGCGTGGGGGCATCCATAACTCGGTCACCCGTATTACGCCGAAACCGACGCATATGATCGGTGGCTATGCCCATCTGGCATACGGCTTTAACTACTACGGCACCGTAGGTTCTAACCGCGATGAGTTTGTTGTAGTGCGTAAGAT
- the narK gene encoding nitrate transporter NarK — MSHSSAPERATGAVITDWRPEDPAFWQQRGQRIASRNLWISVPCLLLAFCVWMLFSAVAVNLPKVGFNFTTDQLFLLTALPSVSGALLRVPYSFMVPIFGGRRWTAFSTGILIIPCVWLGFAVQDTTTPYSVFIIISLLCGFAGANFASSMANISFFFPKQKQGGALGLNGGLGNMGVSVMQLVAPLVVSLSIFAAFGSQGVTQPDGSELYLANASWIWVPFLAIFTIAAWFGMNDLATSKASIKEQLPVLKRGHLWIMSLLYLATFGSFIGFSAGFAMLSKTQFPDVQILHYAFFGPFIGALARSAGGALSDRLGGTRVTLVNFVLMAIFSGLLFLTLPTDGQGGSFMAFFAVFLALFLTAGLGSGSTFQMISVIFRKLTMDRVKAEGGSDERAMREAATDTAAALGFISAIGAIGGFFIPKAFGSSLALTGSPVGAMKVFLIFYIACVVITWVVYGRHSKK; from the coding sequence ATGAGTCACTCATCCGCCCCCGAAAGGGCTACTGGAGCTGTCATTACAGATTGGCGACCGGAAGATCCTGCGTTCTGGCAACAACGCGGTCAACGTATTGCCAGCCGCAACCTGTGGATTTCCGTTCCCTGTCTGCTGCTGGCGTTTTGCGTATGGATGTTATTCAGTGCTGTCGCGGTGAACTTACCGAAAGTCGGCTTTAATTTTACGACCGATCAGCTATTTCTTTTAACCGCACTACCTTCGGTTTCTGGCGCATTATTGCGGGTGCCATACTCCTTTATGGTTCCAATCTTCGGTGGGCGTCGCTGGACGGCGTTTAGTACTGGTATTCTGATTATTCCTTGTGTCTGGCTGGGTTTTGCCGTGCAGGATACCACTACGCCATACAGCGTATTTATCATCATTTCTCTGCTGTGCGGCTTTGCTGGCGCGAACTTCGCTTCCAGTATGGCAAACATCAGCTTCTTCTTTCCGAAGCAGAAACAGGGTGGCGCGCTGGGCCTGAATGGTGGTCTGGGTAACATGGGCGTCAGCGTTATGCAGTTGGTTGCTCCGCTGGTGGTATCACTGTCGATTTTTGCTGCATTTGGTAGCCAGGGCGTAACACAACCGGATGGCAGCGAATTGTATCTGGCTAACGCCTCCTGGATATGGGTGCCGTTCCTCGCCATCTTCACCATTGCGGCGTGGTTTGGCATGAACGACCTTGCTACCTCGAAAGCCTCCATCAAGGAGCAGTTGCCGGTACTCAAACGGGGTCATCTGTGGATTATGAGCTTGCTGTATCTGGCTACTTTCGGCTCCTTCATCGGCTTCTCTGCGGGTTTTGCCATGCTGTCAAAAACGCAGTTCCCGGATGTGCAGATTCTGCACTACGCCTTCTTCGGACCGTTTATTGGCGCACTGGCACGTTCTGCGGGGGGGGCTCTGTCTGACCGTCTCGGCGGCACCCGTGTAACGCTGGTGAACTTTGTCCTGATGGCGATTTTCAGCGGCCTGCTGTTCCTCACCTTACCGACTGACGGGCAGGGCGGAAGTTTCATGGCGTTCTTCGCGGTCTTCCTCGCGCTGTTCCTGACGGCGGGGTTGGGGAGTGGTTCCACCTTCCAGATGATTTCCGTGATTTTCCGTAAACTGACGATGGATCGCGTGAAAGCAGAAGGTGGTTCTGACGAACGCGCTATGCGTGAGGCTGCAACCGACACTGCAGCGGCGCTGGGCTTTATCTCTGCCATTGGTGCTATCGGTGGCTTCTTTATCCCGAAAGCGTTCGGTAGCTCACTGGCATTAACGGGTTCGCCAGTCGGTGCAATGAAAGTATTTTTGATTTTCTATATCGCCTGCGTGGTAATTACCTGGGTGGTATATGGTCGGCATTCTAAAAAATAA
- the narX gene encoding nitrate/nitrite two-component system sensor histidine kinase NarX, whose amino-acid sequence MLKRCLSPLTLVNQVALIVLLSTAIGLAGMAVSGWLVQGVQGSAHAINKAGSLRMQSYRLLAAVPLSEKDTPLLKEMEQTAFSPELSRAAERDGQQEQLKSLQEYWRNELVPGLLRAQTRETVSADVSQFVAGLDQLVSGFDHTTEMRIETVVMVHRVMAVFMTLLLVFTIIWLRARLLQPWRQLLAMASAVSHRDFSQRAHISGRNEMAMLGTALNNMSAELAESYAVLEQRVREKTAGLEHKNQILSFLWQANRRLHSRAPLCERLSPVLNGLQNLTLLRDIELRVYDTEDEENHQEFTCQSDMTCDDKGCQLCPRGVLPVGDRGTTLKWRLTDSHMQYGILLATLPQGRHLSHDQQQLVDTLVEQLTATLALDRHQERQQQLIVMEERATIARELHDSIAQSLSCMKMQVSCLQMQGDALPESSRDLLSQIRNELNASWAQLRELLTTFRLQLTEPGLRPALEASCEEYSAKFGFPVKLDYQLPPRLVPSHQAIHLLQIAREALSNALKHSQASEVVVTVAQNDNQVKLTVQDNGCGVPENAIRSNHYGMIIMRDRAQSLRGDCRVRRRESGGTEVVVTFIPEKTFTDVQGDTHE is encoded by the coding sequence ATGCTTAAACGTTGTCTCTCTCCGCTCACCCTGGTCAATCAGGTTGCGCTTATTGTTTTGCTTTCTACCGCTATTGGACTGGCGGGGATGGCGGTTTCTGGCTGGCTGGTGCAAGGCGTTCAGGGCAGCGCTCATGCCATCAACAAAGCAGGATCGCTGCGTATGCAAAGTTACCGCCTGCTGGCAGCGGTGCCATTAAGCGAGAAAGACACGCCGTTGCTAAAAGAGATGGAGCAAACCGCCTTTAGCCCAGAATTGAGCCGTGCCGCAGAACGCGACGGGCAACAGGAACAACTAAAAAGTTTGCAGGAGTACTGGCGCAATGAACTCGTTCCAGGACTATTACGTGCGCAAACCAGAGAAACCGTATCGGCAGACGTCAGTCAGTTTGTTGCCGGGCTGGATCAGTTAGTCTCAGGTTTTGATCACACCACTGAAATGCGCATTGAGACGGTAGTGATGGTCCACCGGGTGATGGCGGTGTTTATGACATTGCTCTTGGTCTTCACCATTATCTGGCTGCGAGCGCGACTGCTGCAACCGTGGCGGCAATTGCTGGCGATGGCGAGTGCGGTAAGTCACCGTGATTTTAGCCAGCGGGCACATATCAGCGGTCGCAATGAAATGGCGATGTTAGGAACAGCGCTGAACAATATGTCTGCGGAACTGGCGGAGAGTTATGCCGTACTTGAGCAGCGAGTACGGGAAAAAACCGCCGGTCTGGAACATAAAAATCAGATCCTCTCTTTTTTGTGGCAGGCTAACCGTCGTTTGCATTCTCGCGCCCCGCTGTGTGAACGCCTGTCTCCCGTACTCAACGGCTTACAAAATTTAACCCTACTGCGTGATATCGAACTGCGGGTGTATGACACTGAAGATGAAGAGAACCATCAGGAGTTCACCTGCCAGTCGGATATGACCTGCGACGACAAAGGCTGCCAACTCTGCCCGCGCGGCGTATTACCTGTTGGCGATCGCGGCACGACCCTGAAATGGCGACTGACCGATTCTCATATGCAGTACGGAATTTTGCTGGCGACTCTGCCGCAGGGCCGCCATCTAAGCCATGATCAACAGCAACTGGTGGATACGCTGGTTGAGCAATTAACCGCCACTCTGGCACTGGATCGCCATCAGGAACGCCAGCAGCAGTTGATCGTGATGGAAGAGCGTGCCACCATTGCGCGCGAACTGCATGATTCTATTGCCCAATCTCTCTCTTGCATGAAGATGCAGGTGAGTTGTTTACAGATGCAAGGCGACGCGCTGCCAGAAAGCAGCCGCGACCTGTTAAGCCAGATCCGTAACGAACTGAATGCTTCCTGGGCGCAGTTGCGTGAGCTGCTCACCACATTCCGTTTACAGCTCACCGAACCGGGGTTACGCCCGGCACTGGAAGCAAGTTGTGAAGAATACAGCGCCAAATTTGGCTTTCCGGTGAAGCTGGATTACCAATTGCCACCGCGCCTGGTGCCTTCGCATCAGGCAATCCATCTGTTGCAAATTGCCCGTGAGGCATTAAGTAACGCCCTCAAACATTCGCAAGCGAGCGAGGTCGTGGTAACAGTGGCGCAAAACGATAATCAGGTCAAATTGACCGTCCAGGATAACGGCTGCGGAGTGCCTGAAAATGCCATCCGCAGCAATCACTACGGCATGATAATTATGCGTGACCGTGCGCAAAGTCTGCGTGGCGACTGCCGCGTCCGCCGTCGTGAATCAGGTGGCACCGAAGTGGTGGTCACTTTTATTCCCGAAAAAACTTTCACAGACGTCCAAGGAGATACCCATGAGTAA
- the narL gene encoding two-component system response regulator NarL: MSNQEPATILLIDDHPMLRTGVKQLISMAPDITVVGEASNGEQGIELAESLDPDLILLDLNMPGMNGLETLDKLREKSLSGRIVVFSVSNHEEDVVTALKRGADGYLLKDMEPEDLLKALHQAAAGEMVLSEALTPVLAASLRANRATTERDVNQLTPRERDILKLIAQGLPNKMIARRLDITESTVKVHVKHMLKKMKLKSRVEAAVWVHQERIF; encoded by the coding sequence ATGAGTAATCAGGAACCGGCTACTATCCTGCTGATCGACGATCACCCGATGCTGCGAACTGGCGTAAAACAGCTTATCAGCATGGCCCCCGATATCACCGTGGTTGGCGAAGCAAGTAATGGCGAGCAGGGTATTGAACTGGCGGAATCTCTCGATCCGGATCTGATTCTGCTTGATCTGAATATGCCCGGCATGAACGGTCTGGAAACGCTGGATAAACTGCGTGAAAAATCTTTATCCGGTCGCATTGTGGTATTCAGCGTCTCTAACCATGAAGAGGACGTGGTCACCGCCCTGAAACGCGGCGCAGATGGCTATCTGTTAAAAGATATGGAGCCGGAAGATCTGTTGAAAGCGTTACATCAGGCTGCTGCTGGCGAAATGGTATTAAGCGAGGCGTTAACCCCCGTTCTGGCCGCCAGCCTGCGTGCTAACCGCGCGACTACTGAACGCGACGTCAACCAGTTAACGCCGCGCGAGCGCGATATTCTGAAGCTGATTGCTCAGGGCTTACCGAATAAGATGATTGCCCGCCGCCTGGACATCACAGAAAGCACGGTAAAAGTACATGTGAAGCACATGCTGAAAAAAATGAAGCTCAAATCTCGTGTGGAAGCCGCGGTATGGGTGCATCAGGAACGTATTTTCTGA
- a CDS encoding YchO/YchP family invasin, protein MSRIVFRVIPLFLLLLLAGGMADAQPSFEQQSANPFDNDNDGLPDLGMAPENHDGEKHFAEIVKDFGETSMTDNGQDTGEQAKAFALGKVRDALSQQVNQHVESWLSPWGNASVDVKVDNEGHFTGSRGSWFVPLLDNERYLTWSQVGLTQQDDGLVSNLGVGQRWKHGSWLMGYNTFYDNLLDENLQRAGFGAEAWGEYLRLSANYYQPFASWREQTASLEQRMARGYDLTARMRMPFYQHINTSVSVEQYFGQSVDLFNSGTGYHNPVALSLGLNYTPVPLVTVTAQHKQGESGERQNNLGLNINYRFGVPLNKQLSAGEVAESQSLRGSRYDNPQRNNLPVIEYHQRKTLTVFLATPPWDLKPGESVPLKLQIHSRYGIRQLIWQGDTQMLSLTSGATANSTDGWTLIMPDWQSGEGASNHWRLSVVVEDNQGQRVSSNEITLTLAEPFDAMAKDELRWEP, encoded by the coding sequence TTGAGCCGTATCGTCTTTCGTGTTATCCCGCTTTTTTTACTCTTGCTGCTGGCAGGCGGTATGGCTGATGCACAGCCATCCTTTGAGCAGCAATCGGCAAATCCTTTTGATAACGATAATGATGGTCTGCCGGATTTAGGAATGGCACCGGAAAATCATGACGGTGAAAAACACTTCGCTGAAATTGTGAAAGATTTTGGTGAAACCAGTATGACTGATAACGGTCAGGATACAGGCGAACAAGCGAAAGCCTTTGCGCTGGGAAAAGTCCGTGATGCGCTTAGCCAGCAGGTTAATCAGCATGTAGAATCCTGGCTTTCGCCGTGGGGGAACGCCAGTGTTGACGTCAAAGTGGATAACGAAGGACATTTCACCGGAAGTCGGGGAAGCTGGTTTGTACCGTTGCTGGATAACGAGCGCTATCTCACATGGAGCCAGGTTGGACTGACCCAGCAGGACGATGGTCTGGTAAGTAATCTTGGCGTGGGTCAACGCTGGAAGCATGGCTCGTGGTTGATGGGATACAACACGTTTTATGACAACTTGTTGGATGAAAATCTTCAGCGGGCAGGCTTTGGCGCTGAAGCCTGGGGAGAATATCTGCGCCTGTCGGCAAATTATTATCAGCCTTTTGCCTCATGGCGTGAACAGACAGCTTCGCTTGAGCAACGTATGGCGCGCGGTTACGATCTGACCGCCCGAATGCGAATGCCGTTTTACCAACATATCAACACCAGCGTCAGCGTCGAACAATATTTTGGCCAGAGTGTTGATCTGTTTAACTCTGGCACGGGGTATCACAATCCAGTTGCCTTGAGTCTGGGGCTAAATTACACACCTGTGCCACTCGTCACAGTGACCGCCCAGCATAAACAAGGCGAAAGTGGAGAACGCCAAAATAACCTCGGACTGAATATTAACTACCGTTTTGGCGTGCCGCTCAATAAACAACTGTCTGCTGGTGAAGTTGCGGAAAGTCAGTCGCTGCGCGGTAGTCGCTATGACAATCCGCAGCGAAATAATTTGCCGGTTATTGAGTATCATCAGCGTAAAACTTTAACGGTGTTTCTGGCGACGCCGCCCTGGGATCTTAAACCCGGCGAATCTGTACCGCTGAAATTACAAATCCACAGTCGTTACGGTATTCGCCAATTGATCTGGCAGGGAGATACGCAGATGTTAAGTCTGACGTCGGGAGCAACTGCCAACAGTACGGATGGCTGGACGCTGATCATGCCGGACTGGCAGAGCGGGGAAGGGGCGAGCAATCACTGGCGATTGTCGGTGGTGGTGGAAGATAACCAGGGACAGCGTGTCTCCTCCAATGAGATCACGCTAACGCTTGCCGAACCTTTCGATGCGATGGCAAAGGACGAACTGCGCTGGGAACCATAA
- the ychN gene encoding DsrE/F sulfur relay family protein YchN gives MQKIVIVANGAPYGSESLFNSLRLAIALREQKSDLDLRLFLMSDAVTAGLRGQKPGEGYNIQQMLEILTAQNVPVKLCKTCTDGRGISPLPLIDGVEIGTLVELAQWTLAADKVLTF, from the coding sequence ATGCAAAAAATCGTGATCGTTGCCAATGGAGCCCCCTACGGGAGTGAATCCTTATTTAACAGCCTGCGGCTGGCCATTGCGCTACGAGAGCAGAAGAGCGACCTGGATCTGCGTCTGTTTCTGATGTCTGATGCGGTCACTGCCGGATTGCGCGGACAAAAACCAGGGGAAGGCTACAATATTCAGCAAATGCTGGAGATCCTCACGGCGCAAAATGTACCCGTGAAACTGTGCAAGACCTGCACCGATGGTCGCGGCATCAGCCCACTTCCGCTGATTGACGGGGTTGAAATTGGCACTCTGGTCGAACTGGCGCAATGGACGCTGGCAGCCGATAAAGTGCTCACATTTTAA
- the chaC gene encoding glutathione-specific gamma-glutamylcyclotransferase — MITRDFLMNADCKTAFGAIEESLLWSAEQRAASLAATLACRPDNGPVWIFGYGSLMWNPALEFIESCTGTLVGWHRAFCLRLTAGRGTVHQPGRMLALKEGGRTTGVAYRLPEGSLEQELTLLWKREMITGCYLPTWCQLDLDDGRTVNALVFIMDPRHPEYESDTRAQVIAPLIASASGPLGTNAQYLFSLEQELIKLGMQDDGLNDLLVSVKKLLADNFPDGVLRPGFA, encoded by the coding sequence GTGATAACGCGTGATTTCTTAATGAATGCCGATTGTAAAACGGCATTTGGTGCCATTGAAGAATCACTCTTATGGTCAGCAGAACAACGGGCGGCCTCGCTGGCGGCGACGCTGGCTTGCCGTCCTGATAACGGACCGGTGTGGATCTTCGGCTATGGGTCGCTGATGTGGAATCCGGCGCTGGAGTTTATCGAGTCGTGTACCGGTACGCTGGTTGGGTGGCACCGGGCGTTTTGCCTGCGTCTGACCGCGGGGCGCGGGACAGTGCACCAGCCGGGACGGATGCTTGCCCTGAAAGAGGGCGGTCGCACCACAGGGGTGGCGTATCGCTTACCGGAAGGGTCGCTCGAGCAGGAACTGACTTTGCTGTGGAAGCGGGAGATGATTACTGGCTGTTATCTGCCAACCTGGTGCCAGCTTGATCTTGATGACGGGCGCACAGTAAACGCACTGGTATTTATTATGGATCCACGGCATCCAGAATATGAATCCGACACTCGTGCTCAGGTCATCGCGCCGTTGATTGCGTCAGCGAGCGGTCCGCTGGGAACCAACGCACAATACCTGTTTTCACTGGAACAAGAGCTTATCAAGCTGGGGATGCAAGATGACGGGTTAAATGATTTGCTGGTGTCGGTGAAAAAACTGCTGGCGGATAATTTTCCGGATGGTGTGTTACGGCCAGGATTTGCCTGA
- the chaB gene encoding putative cation transport regulator ChaB: MPYKTKSDLPENVKRVLPSHAQDIYKEAFNSAWDQYKNKEDRRDDASREETAHKVAWSAVKHEYAKGDDDKWHKKE, from the coding sequence ATGCCGTATAAAACAAAAAGCGATCTGCCAGAAAATGTAAAACGCGTTCTACCGTCTCATGCCCAGGATATCTATAAAGAGGCATTCAACAGCGCCTGGGATCAATATAAAAATAAAGAAGATCGGCGTGATGACGCCAGTCGTGAAGAGACAGCGCATAAAGTGGCCTGGTCCGCAGTGAAACATGAATATGCCAAAGGGGATGATGATAAATGGCATAAAAAAGAGTAA